A genome region from Chlorobaculum tepidum TLS includes the following:
- the metK gene encoding methionine adenosyltransferase, with protein sequence MSHSRYYFTSESVSEGHPDKVADQISDAVLDEFIKQDPNSRVACETFVTTGQVIVGGEVTSKGIVDVQTIARKTITEIGYTKGEYMFDANSCGILSALHSQSPDINRGVDRKEEIADEFDRVGAGDQGMMFGYACTETPELMPAAIQYAQELVRLLAEIRKEGKIMTYLRPDAKSQVTLEYDGNDNVLRVEAVVVSTQHDPEPAGMSEAEFQAVIKNDVIENVIKKVIPAKLIDENTKFHINPTGRFEIGGPHGDTGLTGRKIIVDTYGGAAPHGGGAFSGKDPSKVDRSAAYAARHVAKNIVAAGLADKCTVQVSYAIGVARPISIYINTHGTSKHGLSDEQIQEKAEAIFDLRPLAIIRRFNLDRPHGWCYRDTAAYGHFGREQFPWEKTEKVAELKAALGL encoded by the coding sequence ATGTCACATTCAAGGTATTACTTTACCTCGGAATCAGTTTCAGAAGGCCATCCGGACAAGGTGGCCGATCAGATTTCCGACGCCGTGCTGGATGAGTTCATCAAACAGGACCCCAACTCCCGCGTCGCCTGCGAAACGTTCGTTACCACCGGTCAGGTGATCGTCGGCGGCGAAGTCACCAGCAAAGGCATCGTTGATGTCCAGACCATCGCCCGCAAAACCATTACCGAGATCGGTTACACCAAGGGAGAATACATGTTTGACGCAAACTCCTGCGGCATCCTCTCGGCCCTGCACTCGCAGTCGCCCGACATCAACCGTGGCGTTGACCGCAAGGAAGAGATCGCCGACGAGTTCGACCGCGTTGGCGCTGGCGACCAGGGCATGATGTTCGGTTACGCCTGCACCGAGACCCCGGAGCTGATGCCTGCCGCCATCCAGTACGCGCAGGAGCTGGTCAGATTGCTCGCCGAAATCCGCAAGGAGGGCAAGATCATGACCTACCTCCGCCCCGACGCCAAGAGCCAGGTGACGCTCGAATACGACGGAAACGATAACGTGCTCCGCGTTGAGGCCGTGGTGGTCTCAACGCAGCACGATCCCGAACCGGCAGGCATGAGCGAAGCCGAGTTCCAGGCCGTCATCAAGAATGACGTCATCGAAAACGTCATCAAGAAGGTGATCCCCGCCAAGCTGATCGACGAGAACACCAAGTTCCACATCAACCCGACCGGTCGTTTTGAAATCGGCGGTCCTCACGGCGACACCGGTCTGACTGGCCGCAAGATCATTGTTGACACCTACGGCGGCGCAGCTCCGCACGGCGGTGGCGCGTTCTCCGGTAAAGACCCGTCGAAGGTTGACCGCAGCGCGGCTTACGCAGCCCGCCACGTGGCCAAGAACATCGTCGCCGCAGGTCTGGCCGACAAGTGCACCGTGCAGGTCTCCTACGCCATCGGCGTTGCCCGTCCCATCTCGATCTACATCAACACCCACGGCACCAGCAAGCACGGCCTCTCCGACGAGCAGATCCAGGAGAAAGCCGAGGCGATCTTCGATCTCCGCCCGCTGGCCATCATCCGCCGCTTCAACCTCGACCGTCCGCACGGCTGGTGCTACCGCGACACGGCTGCTTACGGCCATTTCGGTCGCGAACAGTTCCCGTGGGAAAAGACCGAGAAGGTTGCCGAGCTGAAAGCCGCTTTGGGCCTCTGA
- a CDS encoding bifunctional methylenetetrahydrofolate dehydrogenase/methenyltetrahydrofolate cyclohydrolase: MKVLEPNPVAASFRDAVRRQISEEQLTINIVGILASDDPASITYADYTRAGCEDVGIHFDLRKCEPESVRATLEAANRDSAVHGIFVYYPIWGDKRDAELRDLISPHKDVEGLSPHWIKKLYANERFDDTERRFKSILPCTPLAIIKLLEVTEAYAPFGLPFGGQQITIFNRSEVVGRPLAYMLSNDGARVYSFDINGGFVVDVNSSDHESRPVTREEALSQSDIVITGVPSPHFEKVRAEELKPGAICLNFSYIQNFEPEAKEAASLYIPRVGPMTVAMCMRNALQLYHNYHHEV; encoded by the coding sequence ATGAAAGTGCTTGAACCGAACCCTGTTGCCGCCTCGTTTCGTGACGCCGTCCGCCGGCAGATTAGCGAGGAGCAGCTTACGATCAACATTGTTGGTATTCTCGCCTCAGACGACCCCGCCTCGATCACTTATGCCGACTATACCCGCGCCGGATGCGAAGATGTTGGCATTCATTTTGATCTCAGGAAGTGCGAGCCGGAGTCGGTGAGAGCCACCCTCGAAGCGGCTAATCGCGACAGCGCTGTTCACGGCATTTTCGTCTATTACCCGATCTGGGGCGACAAGCGCGACGCGGAGTTGCGCGACCTGATTTCGCCACACAAGGATGTTGAGGGGTTGTCGCCGCACTGGATCAAAAAGCTCTACGCCAACGAGCGTTTCGACGACACGGAACGGAGATTCAAGTCGATTTTGCCCTGTACGCCGCTGGCCATTATCAAGCTGCTCGAAGTCACTGAAGCTTACGCACCCTTCGGCTTGCCGTTTGGCGGCCAGCAGATCACCATTTTCAACCGCTCGGAGGTCGTCGGCAGACCGCTTGCTTACATGCTCTCGAACGACGGCGCACGTGTTTACTCTTTCGATATTAACGGCGGTTTTGTCGTCGACGTCAACAGCTCTGACCACGAATCGCGCCCCGTCACGCGTGAGGAGGCGCTCAGCCAGTCGGATATCGTTATCACTGGCGTGCCGTCGCCGCACTTTGAAAAGGTGAGGGCTGAGGAGCTGAAGCCGGGCGCGATCTGTCTCAACTTCTCCTATATCCAGAACTTCGAGCCGGAGGCCAAAGAGGCTGCGTCGCTTTACATTCCGAGGGTCGGCCCCATGACGGTGGCCATGTGTATGAGAAACGCCCTGCAACTCTATCACAACTACCACCATGAAGTCTGA
- a CDS encoding phosphoribosylanthranilate isomerase, which yields MTKIKICGITRAQDALEAALAGADALGFNFSRKSPRRIDAETARSIIAGLPPLVTPVGVFVEQSPEEINDICRHCGLLVAQLHSDDYDAEKTLQIKGVRVIRVFRPSPGFEVSQVRKFTEKTGCRSFLFDAYSPAMAGGTGQSIEAQTAGSLFDETRDFSWALLAGGLKPENVGDAVTLIRPWGVDTASGVESGPGIKDALKIRQFVEAVRKADRSLTNCC from the coding sequence ATGACGAAAATCAAGATCTGCGGCATCACCCGCGCGCAAGATGCCCTGGAAGCAGCGCTCGCTGGTGCCGACGCCCTCGGCTTCAACTTCAGCCGCAAAAGCCCCCGCAGGATTGATGCCGAAACGGCCCGAAGCATTATCGCCGGATTGCCTCCGCTGGTCACGCCGGTCGGTGTCTTCGTTGAGCAGTCGCCCGAGGAGATCAACGACATCTGCCGCCACTGCGGCTTGCTGGTCGCGCAACTCCATTCGGATGACTACGATGCTGAAAAGACTTTGCAGATCAAGGGCGTTCGGGTGATCCGGGTGTTCCGGCCAAGTCCGGGTTTTGAGGTTTCGCAGGTGAGAAAGTTCACTGAAAAAACGGGATGCAGGAGCTTTCTGTTCGACGCTTACAGCCCGGCGATGGCTGGCGGCACCGGCCAGAGCATCGAGGCACAAACAGCGGGGTCGCTGTTTGATGAAACTCGTGATTTCAGCTGGGCGCTGCTCGCGGGCGGACTGAAGCCGGAGAACGTCGGTGACGCCGTGACGCTGATAAGGCCCTGGGGCGTCGATACGGCCAGCGGCGTCGAGTCGGGACCAGGCATCAAGGATGCGCTGAAGATCAGGCAGTTCGTCGAAGCAGTGCGCAAGGCCGACCGGTCGCTCACGAATTGCTGCTGA
- the ahcY gene encoding adenosylhomocysteinase — protein MTTEAAVLDYKVADISLAEWGRKEIEIAEKEMPGLMATRKKYEGKKPLAGARIAGSLHMTIQTAVLIETLVELGADVRWASCNIFSTQDHAAAAIAAAGVPVFAWKGETLDEYWWCTRQILEFEGGLGPNLIVDDGGDATLMIHFGYKIENDPSMLDKTPGNAEEKALLQQLKAVFAEDNQRWHKVAAGMKGVSEETTTGVHRLYQMMEKGELLFPAINVNDSVTKSKFDNLYGCRESLADGIKRATDVMIAGKVVVVLGYGDVGKGCAHSMRSYGARVIVTEIDPICALQAAMEGFEVTTMEEAVKEGNIFVTATGNKDVITLDHIKQMRDEAIVCNIGHFDNEIQVDALNNFKGATRINIKPQVDKYVFENGNCIYLLAEGRLVNLGCATGHPSFVMSNSFTNQTLAQIELWQNDYKVGVYRLPKKLDEEVARLHLGQIGAKLTTLTKEQADYIGVPVEGPYKPEHYRY, from the coding sequence ATGACAACAGAAGCAGCAGTGCTCGACTACAAGGTGGCCGATATTTCGCTTGCCGAATGGGGCCGCAAAGAGATCGAAATCGCTGAAAAAGAGATGCCGGGCCTGATGGCTACGCGCAAGAAATACGAAGGCAAGAAGCCACTGGCAGGCGCCCGCATCGCTGGCTCCCTGCACATGACCATCCAGACTGCCGTCCTGATCGAAACGCTCGTCGAACTCGGCGCGGACGTGCGCTGGGCGAGCTGTAACATCTTCTCGACGCAGGATCACGCCGCAGCGGCTATCGCTGCCGCCGGTGTGCCGGTGTTCGCCTGGAAGGGCGAGACCCTCGACGAGTACTGGTGGTGCACCCGTCAGATTCTTGAGTTTGAAGGCGGCCTCGGCCCGAACCTCATCGTCGATGACGGCGGCGACGCAACCCTGATGATCCACTTCGGCTACAAGATCGAGAATGATCCTTCGATGCTCGACAAAACCCCGGGCAACGCCGAAGAGAAAGCGCTCCTCCAGCAGCTCAAGGCTGTCTTCGCCGAAGACAACCAGCGCTGGCACAAGGTTGCCGCCGGCATGAAGGGTGTCTCCGAAGAGACCACCACCGGCGTGCATCGCCTCTACCAGATGATGGAAAAGGGCGAACTGCTTTTCCCGGCCATCAACGTCAACGACTCGGTCACCAAGTCGAAGTTCGACAACCTTTACGGCTGCAGAGAGTCGCTCGCTGACGGCATCAAGCGCGCCACGGACGTCATGATCGCCGGCAAGGTGGTCGTTGTGCTTGGCTACGGCGACGTCGGCAAAGGCTGCGCCCACTCGATGCGCTCCTACGGTGCTCGCGTGATCGTCACCGAGATCGACCCGATCTGCGCATTGCAGGCCGCCATGGAGGGTTTTGAAGTCACCACCATGGAAGAGGCTGTCAAGGAAGGCAACATCTTCGTCACCGCCACCGGTAACAAGGATGTGATCACCCTCGACCACATCAAGCAGATGCGCGACGAAGCGATTGTCTGCAACATCGGCCACTTCGACAACGAAATCCAGGTCGATGCGCTCAACAACTTCAAGGGCGCGACCAGAATCAACATCAAGCCGCAGGTTGACAAGTATGTCTTCGAAAACGGCAACTGCATTTACCTGCTCGCCGAAGGCCGCCTGGTGAACCTCGGCTGCGCCACTGGCCACCCGTCGTTCGTGATGAGCAACTCCTTCACCAACCAGACGCTCGCCCAGATCGAACTCTGGCAGAACGACTACAAAGTTGGTGTCTATCGCCTGCCGAAGAAGCTTGACGAAGAGGTTGCGCGGCTGCACCTCGGCCAGATTGGCGCCAAGCTGACCACGCTCACCAAAGAGCAGGCCGACTACATCGGTGTACCGGTCGAAGGCCCCTACAAGCCCGAACACTACCGCTACTGA
- a CDS encoding cation:proton antiporter: MHQFEFLGQLVLIGALAIVNILVFQKIRIPPVIGLIFTGIMLGPTGFHVIRNSGLISTLAEMGVVLLLFTIGLEFSADDLKKLRKIVLFGGTAQILLTGLVIAMFSYWLMDAIGKSVGSKEALVLGFSFSVSSTALCLKILSDRGELGFDHGKIALGILIFQDMAIVPLMFGFSFLTRGSSMPLESSFEEIALLLLFAIGMFGGFRLLMPKIVRIITELHAGEVLVLGALVLCFGAAWLASLIGLSLALGAFMAGMVIASTDGSHRISRTIDPFREAMTSIFFVSVGLLLDVNMIELPWLIAIALVVLVVKGLIMTGILMALGFSLRVSLMSGMVLAQIGEFSFVLAGTAKDAGLLDQHMFQSMLAVIVVTMIVTPALISAAPKFAAQVAPALGFMPLASKPEPKQPARAAAGPIVCRGEIHAAIIGFGLIGRNIAAVMNATNLNYTVLDTDRKTVKTMRRQGEPLFYGDCTERKSLLRIGVDHSRAVVICIPEIDAAIQCIRLVREINPGAFIIVRSRSLESTNRFYRAGADAAVTELFETSIQMFSELLKHFRVEPETILAQQEIIRREGGNIFRELVTETDGSGDDPAKKSQNGAGFVTSET; this comes from the coding sequence ATGCATCAGTTTGAATTTCTTGGACAACTGGTCCTGATCGGGGCGCTTGCCATTGTCAATATTCTCGTGTTCCAGAAGATCCGGATTCCTCCGGTGATCGGCCTGATCTTCACGGGTATCATGCTCGGGCCGACGGGGTTCCATGTTATCCGGAACAGCGGGCTGATTTCGACGCTTGCCGAAATGGGCGTCGTGCTGCTGCTTTTTACCATCGGGCTGGAGTTTTCGGCCGATGATCTGAAAAAACTCCGGAAGATCGTCCTGTTCGGCGGAACGGCGCAGATTCTCCTGACCGGTCTGGTGATCGCCATGTTTTCGTACTGGCTGATGGATGCAATCGGCAAGTCGGTTGGCAGCAAGGAGGCGCTCGTGCTTGGCTTTTCGTTTTCGGTTAGCAGTACCGCGCTGTGCCTGAAAATTCTCTCTGACCGGGGCGAACTTGGTTTCGATCACGGCAAGATCGCCCTTGGCATCCTGATCTTTCAGGACATGGCCATTGTGCCGCTGATGTTCGGATTCAGCTTTCTGACCCGCGGCAGCTCGATGCCGCTCGAATCATCGTTTGAGGAGATCGCGCTCTTGCTGCTCTTCGCCATCGGCATGTTCGGCGGATTCCGGCTGCTGATGCCGAAAATCGTCCGGATCATCACCGAGCTGCACGCGGGCGAGGTGCTGGTGCTGGGCGCACTGGTGCTCTGCTTTGGCGCGGCATGGCTCGCCTCGCTCATCGGCCTTTCCCTTGCGCTCGGCGCGTTTATGGCCGGAATGGTGATCGCCAGTACCGACGGCAGCCACCGCATCAGCCGCACCATCGATCCTTTCAGGGAGGCGATGACCAGCATCTTTTTCGTCTCGGTCGGTCTGTTGCTCGACGTGAACATGATCGAGCTGCCGTGGCTCATCGCTATCGCCCTCGTGGTGCTGGTGGTCAAAGGGTTGATCATGACCGGCATTTTGATGGCGCTTGGTTTTTCGTTGCGGGTCAGCCTCATGTCGGGCATGGTGCTGGCACAGATTGGCGAGTTTTCCTTTGTGCTCGCCGGTACAGCCAAAGATGCCGGGCTGCTTGACCAGCACATGTTCCAGTCGATGCTGGCGGTCATTGTCGTTACCATGATCGTCACCCCGGCGCTGATCTCCGCCGCGCCGAAATTTGCTGCCCAGGTCGCGCCAGCGCTCGGCTTTATGCCACTCGCATCCAAACCAGAGCCGAAACAGCCAGCGCGCGCCGCTGCCGGGCCGATTGTCTGCCGGGGTGAAATTCACGCCGCCATTATCGGATTCGGCCTGATCGGCAGGAATATCGCCGCCGTGATGAATGCCACAAACCTGAACTATACGGTGCTTGATACCGACCGCAAGACTGTCAAGACGATGCGCCGCCAGGGCGAGCCGCTTTTTTATGGTGACTGCACGGAGCGCAAGTCACTGTTGCGTATTGGCGTCGATCACTCCCGCGCCGTGGTGATCTGCATTCCGGAAATCGACGCGGCCATTCAGTGCATCCGCCTCGTGCGGGAGATCAATCCCGGCGCGTTCATCATTGTGCGTTCCCGTTCACTCGAATCGACGAACCGTTTTTACCGCGCCGGAGCCGATGCTGCCGTGACCGAGCTGTTCGAGACATCGATCCAGATGTTTTCCGAACTGCTCAAACACTTCAGGGTCGAACCTGAAACGATTCTCGCTCAACAGGAAATTATCAGGCGCGAGGGCGGCAACATTTTCCGTGAACTGGTAACTGAAACGGATGGTTCCGGCGACGATCCAGCTAAAAAATCTCAAAATGGCGCGGGCTTCGTCACTTCTGAAACGTGA
- a CDS encoding alpha/beta fold hydrolase, which yields MDNVPEPSSEKFRAYRQKLLDQLETSSQGERHRAQYELELMRNSHFVKVGGLLHHYHDSGPENPRGTVLLIHGWDCWWMWWHRIIRELNAAGYRTVAYDMKGHGWSENDPENRYQIADFVRDLDELIRAIGLKDLHIAAFSFGPFVALDYVNTYPNSVRSMVFFNFGYLPNSEFISKVAPATIIFIFNIMMRKLTWWLPAYIFARLVLSRNSVMMHDIKVGFESLGFCASEAIEQTAQQITAMETTQMLPDMVRAVRVPILFAAGEGDVIMTCENARKLQEMTPSGSYLCVPDCGHLITLELPQTAAEIVLQHISSNS from the coding sequence ATGGATAACGTGCCGGAACCATCGTCTGAAAAATTCAGAGCTTATCGGCAGAAGCTGCTCGATCAGCTCGAAACTTCGAGCCAGGGCGAACGGCACCGGGCTCAATACGAGCTTGAGCTGATGCGCAACAGCCATTTCGTCAAAGTCGGCGGCCTGCTGCATCACTATCACGATTCGGGGCCGGAAAATCCGCGCGGTACCGTGCTGCTCATCCATGGCTGGGATTGCTGGTGGATGTGGTGGCATCGCATCATCCGTGAGCTGAATGCCGCGGGATACAGGACGGTAGCCTACGACATGAAAGGGCATGGCTGGTCGGAAAACGATCCCGAGAACCGTTATCAGATCGCTGATTTTGTGCGTGACCTCGATGAGCTGATCCGGGCGATCGGACTGAAAGATTTGCATATCGCGGCATTTTCGTTCGGGCCGTTCGTGGCGCTCGACTATGTCAACACGTACCCGAACAGCGTCCGGTCAATGGTGTTTTTCAACTTCGGTTATCTTCCGAACAGCGAATTCATTTCAAAAGTCGCGCCTGCCACGATCATTTTCATCTTCAATATCATGATGCGGAAGCTTACTTGGTGGCTTCCCGCCTACATCTTCGCCCGGCTCGTGCTTTCGAGAAACTCGGTCATGATGCATGACATCAAGGTCGGTTTTGAGAGCCTCGGATTCTGTGCATCAGAGGCCATTGAGCAGACGGCACAGCAGATTACAGCCATGGAAACGACCCAGATGCTTCCCGATATGGTTCGGGCTGTCAGGGTGCCCATACTGTTCGCGGCTGGAGAGGGAGATGTGATCATGACCTGCGAAAACGCCAGAAAATTGCAGGAAATGACCCCATCAGGCAGCTATCTCTGCGTGCCGGATTGCGGCCATCTCATCACGCTGGAGCTTCCACAAACTGCTGCGGAGATTGTGCTTCAGCACATCAGCAGCAATTCGTGA
- a CDS encoding SulP family inorganic anion transporter, which yields MFKPKLFTVLPELTKEQLGRDIVSGILVGIVALPLGIAFAIASGVSPEKGLISAVIGGFLISFLGGSRVQIGGPTGAFIVILYGIVQQYGLNGLMIATIMAGVILIIMGLSHLGSLIKFIPYPVVVGFTSGIAIIIFSSEVKDFLGLHMASVPADFIDKWAAYFKALPTASPETILVGAVALLIIVFWPKVSRKIPGPLIALIVTTVAVHMLHLQVDTIETRFGDISASIPAPSFPSLDMATIRHLIMPATTIALLGAIEALLSAVVADGMIGARHKSNMELVAQGVANIVSPLFGGIPVTGAIARTATNIKNGGRTPIAGIVHAITLLGIMLVFGSWAKLIPMPTLAAILIVVAWNMSEHHVFRQLLKSPKSDVAVLLTTFGLTVIFDLTIAIEVGMLLSVILFMKRMASLANVGVITGELKDEEDEADPNAIVNRSIPEGVDVFEISGPLFFGAASKFKDAMHVVEKAPSIRILRMRKVMSIDATGLNMLKELFNDCRKSGTTLILSGVHTQPLFAMQQYGLADEIGEENIFGNIDDALDRARSLLGLPVQGRPAGFVASVKREKELQAKIESKGSGK from the coding sequence ATGTTCAAACCAAAACTGTTTACCGTTCTTCCAGAGCTGACCAAGGAGCAGCTTGGCCGTGACATCGTGTCCGGAATTCTCGTCGGCATCGTGGCCCTGCCGCTTGGCATCGCCTTCGCCATTGCCTCGGGCGTTTCGCCCGAAAAGGGCCTCATCAGCGCCGTCATCGGCGGCTTCCTCATCTCCTTTCTCGGCGGCAGCCGCGTCCAGATCGGCGGGCCGACCGGTGCGTTCATCGTTATTCTCTACGGTATCGTGCAGCAGTACGGCCTCAACGGCCTCATGATCGCCACCATCATGGCGGGCGTGATTCTTATCATCATGGGCCTGTCACACCTCGGCTCGCTCATCAAGTTCATCCCCTATCCGGTCGTGGTTGGCTTCACCAGCGGCATCGCGATCATCATCTTTTCGAGTGAAGTCAAGGACTTTCTCGGTCTGCACATGGCCAGCGTACCCGCCGACTTCATCGACAAGTGGGCCGCCTACTTCAAAGCCCTGCCGACGGCCAGCCCGGAGACGATTCTCGTCGGCGCGGTGGCCCTCTTGATTATCGTGTTCTGGCCGAAAGTCTCGCGGAAAATCCCCGGCCCGCTGATCGCCCTCATCGTCACCACCGTGGCCGTGCACATGCTGCATCTCCAGGTTGACACCATCGAAACCCGCTTCGGCGACATTTCGGCCTCGATTCCCGCGCCGAGCTTTCCGTCGCTCGACATGGCGACCATCCGCCACCTCATCATGCCCGCCACCACCATTGCCCTGCTCGGAGCCATCGAGGCGTTACTCTCGGCGGTGGTCGCCGACGGCATGATCGGCGCCCGACACAAGTCAAACATGGAGCTTGTCGCTCAGGGCGTGGCGAACATCGTCTCGCCGCTCTTCGGCGGCATTCCCGTCACCGGCGCGATCGCCCGCACGGCGACCAACATCAAAAACGGCGGGCGGACACCGATTGCGGGCATCGTGCACGCCATCACGCTGCTCGGCATCATGCTGGTGTTCGGCTCGTGGGCCAAGCTGATTCCGATGCCGACTCTGGCGGCGATTCTGATCGTGGTCGCCTGGAACATGAGCGAGCACCACGTCTTCCGACAGCTGCTCAAAAGCCCGAAGAGCGACGTGGCGGTGCTGCTGACCACCTTCGGCCTTACCGTGATCTTCGACCTCACCATCGCCATCGAGGTCGGCATGTTGCTCTCGGTGATCCTCTTCATGAAGCGCATGGCGAGTCTGGCCAACGTCGGCGTCATCACCGGCGAGCTGAAGGACGAGGAGGACGAGGCCGATCCGAACGCCATCGTCAACCGGAGCATCCCTGAAGGCGTGGATGTTTTCGAAATCAGTGGCCCGCTCTTTTTCGGTGCAGCCTCAAAGTTCAAAGATGCCATGCACGTGGTCGAGAAGGCGCCGTCGATCCGGATTCTCAGAATGCGCAAGGTGATGAGCATCGATGCCACCGGCCTGAACATGCTGAAGGAGCTGTTCAACGATTGCCGGAAATCGGGCACAACACTCATTCTTTCCGGAGTTCACACCCAGCCGCTCTTTGCGATGCAGCAATACGGCCTCGCGGATGAAATCGGCGAGGAGAACATCTTCGGGAACATCGACGACGCCCTCGACCGCGCGCGAAGCCTGCTCGGCCTGCCCGTACAGGGACGCCCGGCGGGTTTCGTCGCCAGCGTCAAACGAGAGAAAGAGTTGCAGGCGAAGATCGAAAGCAAAGGCTCCGGCAAGTAA
- a CDS encoding cyclodeaminase/cyclohydrolase family protein, giving the protein MKSDGTLGWSAISTYLDSLASADPTPGGGAAAAVTAAQGAALLSMVCNLTIGKKKFADVEHEVHSILDQCETARRQMLNLGDRDMEVFGTIMQIYKMPKATPEEADARRAAIQQALKASAEVPFELFKRCLAMLPLADRLEKIGNPKVLSDVIVGRYLLVAGLMSAMANVEVNLASIDDAEFCKAKREVMLPAIASMGVSWRGLAGV; this is encoded by the coding sequence ATGAAGTCTGACGGAACGCTCGGGTGGAGCGCAATCTCCACCTATCTCGACAGTCTTGCCAGCGCTGACCCCACTCCCGGCGGCGGCGCGGCGGCGGCAGTCACGGCGGCACAAGGCGCGGCGCTGCTCTCGATGGTTTGCAACCTGACCATCGGCAAAAAGAAGTTCGCCGATGTCGAGCATGAAGTCCACTCGATTCTCGACCAGTGCGAAACCGCCCGCCGCCAGATGCTCAACCTCGGCGACCGCGACATGGAGGTGTTTGGCACGATCATGCAGATCTACAAGATGCCGAAAGCGACGCCGGAGGAGGCCGATGCTCGCCGGGCTGCGATCCAGCAGGCGCTCAAGGCCAGCGCCGAAGTGCCGTTCGAGCTGTTCAAGCGCTGCCTGGCCATGTTGCCTCTCGCAGATCGCCTCGAAAAGATTGGCAACCCCAAGGTGTTGAGTGACGTAATCGTTGGCCGCTATCTACTGGTTGCCGGGCTGATGAGTGCCATGGCAAACGTCGAGGTCAACCTCGCCAGCATCGACGATGCCGAATTCTGCAAAGCCAAACGCGAGGTTATGCTTCCAGCAATCGCAAGCATGGGCGTGAGCTGGCGGGGGCTGGCGGGCGTTTAA